CCCACCACGGCTTCCTCATGCACCCGAGGCCGGGCTTTCATTTCCTCGACGGGTGACCGGTGGTCGCGTAGCCGGACGCCCGCGTAGCCGCTCGTCGCGCCGCCGCACCGCTGACCCGTGCGGGGGCCGCGGGCTCAAAAGGGAGGCGTGCCCACCGTGCGCGAGGGGGGACTCGAACCCCCACGTCCGAAGACACCGGCACCTAAAGCCGTCCCGTCTACCAATTCCGGCACTCGCGCGCGCACATATCGTACTGCGCGCCCCCGCGCCCACGGGGGCGGGCCCGGATCGGCCGGGCCCCGGGGGTGCGGGGGCCGCGGGGTCAGAAGGTGGGTTCGTTGGTCTGGGCGCGGGCCAGCGCGTGGGCTTCCTCGGGGGTGCTGACCGAGGGCGGGGAGCCCTCCAGCGGCTGCTGGGCCGTCTCCTTCATGCACAGCACGGAGATGATGCCGAGCACCGCGGCGCCGGAGGCGTAGTACGCGGGGGCCAGCTTGTCGCCGGTGGAGTCGACCAGGGCCGTCATCACGCCGGGGGCCGTGCCGCCGAAGACGGAGGTGGCGACGTTGTAGCCGATGGACAGCGACCCGTAGCGCACGTCCGTGGGGAACAGCGCGGGCAAGGTCGCCGACATCGTGCCCAGCAGGCAGACCAGGCAGGCGCCGAGCACCAGCAGCCCGGCCATGACGGCGATGAAGCTGCCCTGCTGGAAGAGGGCGAAGGCGGGCACCGTCAGCACCAGGAAGCCGATCATGCCGGCCAGCAGCAGCGGCTTGCGGCCGAAGCGGTCGTTGAGGTGGCCCACCCGTTGCAGCACCGTCATCATCGCCACCATCGCGATGATCGCGGCCACCAGCTCCATCGAGTTCTCGTATCCGAGGGCGTCGGTGAGGTAGGCGGGCATGTACGACAGCAGCATGTAGTCGGTGACGTTGTACGCCGCGACCAGGCCGATGCACAGCAGCAGGGTGCGCCACTGCTCGGCGAAGATCGTCTTCAGCTCCTTCTGCGGCACGTTCTCCGAGAGCCGGGGCGAGGCGGCCTCCACCTTGCTCGCCTCCGGGGAGTGCGACATCTCGGCGGCGCGCTTTTGGAAGGCCGGGGTCTCATCCAGCTTCATCCGCAGATACAGACCGATGACACCGATCGGCCCGCCGACCAGGAAGGGGATGCGCCAGCCCCAGTCGAGCATCGCGTCCGGGCCCAGCGTGGTGGTCAGGATCAGCACCAGCCCGGCGGCTCCGG
This sequence is a window from Streptomyces sp. NBC_01775. Protein-coding genes within it:
- a CDS encoding MFS transporter, whose amino-acid sequence is MNHEDPAPDPAALKRHRNLFRAVRRRMRPRIRRSDITVTDEKTVRTATKAAAVGNAMEWFDFGIYAYLAVTIGKVFFPAGSTQLLASFTAFAASFLVRPLGGLFFGPLGDRIGRKKVLATTMMLMALGTFCIGLIPSYDTIGLASPALLLVCRLVQGFSTGGEYGGAATFIAEYAPDKKRGYFGSFLELGTLTGYTGAAGLVLILTTTLGPDAMLDWGWRIPFLVGGPIGVIGLYLRMKLDETPAFQKRAAEMSHSPEASKVEAASPRLSENVPQKELKTIFAEQWRTLLLCIGLVAAYNVTDYMLLSYMPAYLTDALGYENSMELVAAIIAMVAMMTVLQRVGHLNDRFGRKPLLLAGMIGFLVLTVPAFALFQQGSFIAVMAGLLVLGACLVCLLGTMSATLPALFPTDVRYGSLSIGYNVATSVFGGTAPGVMTALVDSTGDKLAPAYYASGAAVLGIISVLCMKETAQQPLEGSPPSVSTPEEAHALARAQTNEPTF